From Macrobrachium rosenbergii isolate ZJJX-2024 chromosome 55, ASM4041242v1, whole genome shotgun sequence, a single genomic window includes:
- the LOC136835453 gene encoding hemicentin-1-like, with the protein MDLREYCHYGILPLLLVVSSSAFAEISSEVEVWGVAGGRVELPCEPKLKEPNDHPVLVLWYLSSNTTPVYSYDARTGDFSSGNRWADLHTFGNRAYFSALAVPPSLILEPLRSDDGGIYTCRIDYRRSPSTAAITNLTVIVPPGPPVVLWNGVGVVGSVGPLQENSQITLICRSNGGSPPPRLTWWWRGSKLSHQTTNVTFNPLSRSPKVESTVWLRATRGFQGALLTCHAHPPTPEQSSRNIILQPRTASVSLNITLPPLEISITGMRGPVSAGTALQLECRSVGSNPPAELTWWRGHLHLTEVVHSIYNAGNVTTATLTVVTNRDHDGATFACTASNPLLPNSPITRTVRLEVHYPPVATLRLGRAINSSIIQEGNDIYFECDVAANPEVQRIDWTHNGVVLRHNLKAGIMMSGLSLALQKLSKSNSGSYTCIAYNSEGRNTSNTLHLTVRHAPQCFGGTQAKIVGAARGTPTLLTCRVEAEPSEITGWEWVRIKDDNTNEKIPQKKVQSNGLTSSVRLTPLSQGDYGYVTCIATNEIGKQLDPCLINFVPAGPPDPPTNCSATPVNRGQETTSLSIACHEGFDGGLPQEFLLEVQQEKEVIANLSSEFPEWVVDQLLGGASVIIRVTSQNAHGKSEPLMLEVHTPLAQHREALDSSTKDKKTLLGATTLFGALVGVVVVLVILIIVSVIIARKAKPRPKNKPTIVSTTPVDNTWECYNPDLVSSAQQRQPNREALTVSQQSLPSPRLHTLMQKHRNTCLPLNEQAQNCIQMHRKSLPVLADQQSRFKGFKRYRTSDI; encoded by the exons CTATGACGCACGGACGGGCGACTTCAGCAGCGGAAACAGGTGGGCCGATTTGCACACCTTCGGCAACAGAGCCTATTTCTCGGCACTGGCAGTGCCGCCTAGCCTAATCCTGGAGCCCCTCCGCTCGGATGACGGAGGAATTTACACCTGCAGGATTGACTACCGGCGGTCGCCGTCCACCGCTGCCATTACCAATCTCACTGTTATAG TTCCACCAGGGCCACCTGTAGTTTTATGGAATGGCGTTGGTGTCGTAGGGAGCGTAGGCCCACTACAAGAGAACTCTCAAATCACTTTGATCTGCAGGAGTAATGGGGGGAGCCCCCCACCTCGATTGACTTGGTGGTGGAGAGGATCAAAACTTTCACATCAAACGACTAATGTCACCTTCAATCCCCTCAGTA GGTCACCGAAAGTTGAATCGACGGTGTGGCTGAGGGCTACGAGAGGTTTCCAAGGAGCCCTGCTGACCTGTCATGCCCACCCACCAACGCCAGAGCAGTCCAGTCGCAACATCATTTTGCAGCCTCGCACAGCGTCCGTCTCTCTCAACATTACGT TGCCTCCGTTAGAAATCAGTATCACTGGAATGAGAGGACCAGTTTCAGCAGGAACTGCCCTGCAGCTAGAGTGCCGCTCCGTGGGGTCAAATCCCCCTGCAGAACTAACCTGGTGGAGAGGTCACCTGCATCTTACTGAGGTCGTGCATTCG ATATATAACGCTGGAAACGTGACAACAGCGACTCTAACAGTGGTGACAAACAGAGACCACGATGGTGCTACCTTTGCTTGCACGGCATCCAACCCATTGCTGCCCAACTCTCCCATCACCCGCACTGTCAGGCTGGAAGTTCATT ATCCGCCAGTTGCGACTTTGAGGTTGGGGAGGGCAATTAATTCTTCAATCATTCAAGAGGGCAATGATATCTACTTTGAATGTGATGTCGCAGCTAATCCCGAAGTCCAAAGAATTGACTGGACACACAAT GGAGTCGTGCTACGGCATAACCTGAAAGCAGGCATTATGATGAGTGGCCTCAGCCTGGCTTTGCAGAAACTGAGCAAGAGTAACTCTGGTTCTTACACGTGTATTGCCTACAACAGCGAGGGGAGGAACACCAGTAATACTCTTCACCTTACCGTCAGAC ATGCACCCCAGTGTTTTGGAGGCACTCAAGCAAAGATTGTAGGTGCAGCACGAGGCACACCTACCCTCCTTACCTGCCGAGTGGAGGCGGAACCCTCAGAAATCACCGGATGGGAATGGGTTAGAATCAAAGACGATAATACAAACGAAAAAATaccacagaaaaaagtgcagagtAACGGCCTGACTTCCAGTGTCAGACTGACTCCTCTCTCCCAGGGAGACTACGGGTACGTGACATGTATCGCTACCAATGAAATTGGCAAGCAGCTGGACCCTTGTTTGATCAACTTCGTCCCAGCAGGGCCACCCGACCCTCCCACTAACTGCTCAGCTACTCCTGTGAACAGAGGCCAAGAAACGACTTCCTTGTCTATTGCCTGTCATGAAGGTTTCGACGGGGGTCTTCCTCAAGAGTTCCTCCTGGAGGTCCAGCAAGAAAAAGAGGTTATTGCCAATTTAAGCAG TGAGTTTCCAGAGTGGGTAGTGGACCAACTACTAGGTGGTGCCAGTGTTATAATCAGAGTGACTTCACAAAATGCCCATGGAAAAAGTGAGCCATTGATGCTCGAGGTACACACGCCCCTTGCACAGCATAGAGAAGCTTtag ACAGCTCCACAAAAGATAAGAAAACCCTTCTGGGAGCCACAACTCTCTTTGGAGCACTGGTGGGTGTGGTGGTAGTCCTTGTTATTCTGATTATTGTGAGTGTGATAATAGCTCGAAAGGCTAAGCCCCGCCCCAAGAATAAACCTACAATAGTTTCTACAACGCCCGTAGACAACACATGGGAGTGCTACAACCCGGACCTAGTTTCTTCTGCTCAGCAAAGGCAGCCGAACAGAGAGGCACTCACGGTCAGTCAACAAAGCTTGCCCTCACCGCGCCTGCACACTCTTATGCAGAAGCACCGCAATACATGCTTGCCTTTGAATGAACAAGCGCAGAACTGTATTCAGATGCACAGAAAATCCTTACCTGTTTTGGCTGATCAGCAATCGAGATTTAAAGGATTCAAAAGATATAGAACTTCAGACATTTGA